TTGATTTTAATATGAACAATGCGTTGTATACAACACAAGGGTTTTTATAAGCACGGAGTAAGACTGGTATTTCAATAATTAGATGCTGCAATAATGTGTATTTTTTTTAACTTATATAAGTTTTTGGTAACTCCCCACGTCATCCCGAGTGCAGCGAGGGATCTCCAGCAACTGGCACGTATTAAATTAATGTAAAAAACACTTGAAAAATTATGCGGTTATGATCAAATAGCTGCATGAATAGCAGAGCTGGAAAAACGACTGAACAAGAATAGCAGCAACAGCTCAAAGCCCCCCGTCAAGTGACGGGTTAGGCAAACTATGCCGTACGACATCACTACGTGAAAATGGGAAACGTAACAGTGGTGGCCCAAAAGGCCACAAGGGCGAAACGTTAAAACAGATTAAATCACCAGATATTGTCAAAAACCATGTATTGCTAACATGCCCGGATTGTTATGGTTCATTAGTTTCAACGCCGGTGATTGGAATTGTGAAGCGCCAGGTTTTTGATATTCCACCACCCAAAATTGAAGTCACGGAACATCAGGCTGAAGTAAAATATTGCGAGTGCTGTAATAAAACGATAACAGCAGCATTTCCTGCAGGTGTTCTTGCCCCTGTCCAATACGGTGAAGTTATTCGTAGTTGAAGCGTGTATTATCAATATCAGCATTTTATTCCAGAAGACAGGCTGCAACAGTTGTTTTATGACCTGTACGGAATTCAACTGGCTACTGCAACACGGACTGGATATAACCGGATTGCCTTTGATACATTGGCATCATTTGAAGAATCGGTATTGTCTGCAGTCAAAACTGCTGCCGTAAAAAACCTGGATGAAACAGGGTTTCGTGTGGCCGGAAAAACACAATGGTTGCATGTGGCATCGACTAAAACGGCAACTTATTATCACATATCTCCAAAACGAAAATCATTACTGGATGGCCTTTCAGGTACCGTCATTCATGATCACTGGAAAAGTTATTACAATTTGGGAGGTGTGGAGCATGCCCTATGCAACCAGCATCACTTGCGTGAATTAAAAGCAATAACCGAGCATGACAAAGAACCATGGGCACAGGCTATGACCCGACTATTACGTGTTGCTCTTCGCTGTCGTCATTTTAATGCACATCATGCAATACCTGTTGCTCGCATCAAGCGGTTGACCAACATCTACAAGAAGATTATTCGAGATGGGCTGGCGTATCATGAAACGCTGCCGCCATTGCCATGCAAAGGCAAACAGGGTCGACAACCTCGACGGACAGGTCACAACCTCTTGTGGCGTTTATTTCATTACAAACAAGACGTTTTACGGTTTCTTCATGATCTGGCAGTTCCATTTACCAATAATGATGCTGAGCGTGATTTACGAATGATGAAATGCAAACAAAAAATATCCGGTGGTTTTCGGACCGCTCAAGGCGCTGAACAATTTGCTCGTATCCGAGGATTTATCAGTACGATCCATAAACAAGGATTAAGCATTATCAGTTCCATCCAATCTATATTTTCTGGTACTATCCCTGTGTTATCAGGAATCTGAGATAACAATACAGTCCAACAGAGCAAGGAATAGTATATGCATACGGAGTCTTGCGTTTACCTTCTGACCAATAAACACAATAATGTTTTGTATACCGGTGTTACCAATGATTTGATACGCCGTGTTTATGAACACAAAAATAAACTGGTGGCTGGATTTACCCAAAAATACAATGTGGATCGGCTGGTTTATTTTGAAGTTTGTTCAGGCATCGTCATGACTATTGAGCGAGAAAAACAAATCAAAGGGTGGTCTCGAAAAAAGAAGCATGATTTGATTAATGCATTGAATCCTGAATGGAACGATTTGTATCCATCGCTACTTTAAAAATTGTGCCACTGCAGGGAGATCCCTCGCTGCACTCGGGATGACGTGGGGAGTTACAGTTTTTGAAACTATTATCGATCATAAAAATACATATTTTTATTAATTAAATTTTTCAATACATTGCGTGTTTTTTTAATAAAAATTTATTCAAAAAAAAATAAAAAATATTTTCCATTTTTTTGTACTAAACTTAAAGTTGTACACATAGCAAGGAGAGCAATGATGAACAAAAATATATTAGGATTAACCGCTGCACTAGCCATGTTTTGTTCACCTATGGCATTTTCTCAAATGGACAGTACTAATAATTCTAATGGCATGCAAGACAGTAGCAGTACTATGCAAAGCACTCCGGCATCTGATAATCACGTCGATGTGCAACTTAAAACAAATACTGGTCAAACGATTAATGCGTTGATTCATGAAGATGATTTAAAAGGCTTAAAACAAGGAGATACACTGCAATATCAAGGCAGTGAGCAAAGTAATGGAGCCGCCATGCCTTCTGATTCAGATTCAGATGCAACGACTATGCAGCAATGATGGCGATTTTTATTTGAATAGGGAGATTCAAATGAATAGAGATATTTTTGAAGGAAAATGGGAAGAAACCAAAGGAAAAATCAAACAAGCCTGGGGATGGTTAACCGATGATGATTTAAAAGAAATCGAGGGAAATCATCAGGAACTTTGTGGGAAAATTCAAAAGCATTATGGTTACTCCCGAGAGGAAGCCAAGAGAATTATAAAAGAATTTAAAAAAAATTATTGGCATTAAGATAATGTATTTTTATGGTTTATGTTAGTTATGTTAAGGAGTATTTTAGATAAAAAATTGAACAATTTTAGTTGGGGTACTATAATTTAAATGTAGAGCTGGTTGTTTGCATTATTGAGCAACGGCTCTCTGCAAAAGCCACGATGACGTGGCTTTTGTCGTTTAAGACCGCTTAGTTTAAAGATAATAAGCGTTAAGATCAAAATACAAAAAATGATTAAAGAGGTGGAGGTCCCCGACGTCCAAGAACCAGAAATGCGACAAACATTACAAGAAATAGGAAAAATAATATTTTTGCAATTCCGGCTGCAGTACCTGCAATTCCAGTAAAGCCAAATACTCCTGCGATAATTGCAATGATAAAAAACAAAATAGCCCAGCTTAACATGATGAACTCCTTAATAATGCTTCCCTATATAAGCCAAAGCTGCGAATGAATGCGTTTCTTTAAAGTATAGGTTGATTTTTAATAAAATCAAAAAGAAAACAGGATTGCCTGAATAATAGAATTAGAGATGATCATTTAATTTTAACTGGTTTTTTATTGCTAATGGCATGATCTTAACCTACATTGAATTAAATCCGTTGGCTTGATGTTTTATGCAGGAAAATAATTAAAATAATTAGAAGCGAGATTTAAACATGACTATTGCAATCGCATTGCGCCTGGATTGGTTGCGATGAAAGATTACAAGTTAAAATATACAAATAATGACTGTTTAATGGCTGTTAATGTTGCCATGCAGTTTCTTTCTTTTCTTTATAATCTTCAAATGCCTTGATTAAACCAAGTAATACTTCAGCGCTGGTTTCAAACATTGCTTTGCATGGAGATTCATCAATCTCTGTAATATCTTTACGAAGATGCTCAACTTGCTCTTTAAAAAGTCGTTGTATTTTGTTGATATGGGCTATTGGACTATCCTTGTCAGCGTTCATCATTGTCTCCTTGAAATTTTAATTTATCTATTTGAATATAGTCTATTTTCATGGTTGAGCTATGATATTGTTGTATAGTAAAGTCGTGATAAAATGCATGGTTGCTTAAATAAGGATGGAACATAAAAATGAAGAAAAAATGGTTAATGATTGGATTATACACAACTTTAATTGCATCAAACGCATGGGCAGGCACTTTTTATTTAAAACAAGGCGACTTATTGGATGCTGATAAAATTGATATTCAATGGCGGAAGCAATGGGGCCATTGCCCAACGAAATATCCGGTTGAGTCCGTTGATTGTCATTATGTATATCAAAATATAGGCGGGCTGGTAGTGAGTCATCTGAAAGACATGAGTGATCGTGGTTGGTTGACGACCGAAAACACATTTCAATTAAATATATCGTTAAACGAAGCCACAAAGAAAAAAGGCTATCCATTTAATGCGGCAAGTTGTCAAAATTTACAAAATGTTGTTAAAACAGGCACGGTGATTACTATTAATCAAACAGGATGTGTGCTCGGTTGATATGGATGATGGGCTGAATCGCTTACCTTGTTTTGGCTATCGCGGAATGTTACATGAGGTTAAACGGCAGATTTGATGTCTAACCAATTAAGCTCTTTTAATATGGGTAATAATTTTACGATGCCTTCGTGTTCATTGCTGTTGCCGTGAACTAAAAGGATCCCGCCTGGGATAATGGTTTGATTTCTTGCTAGCCAAGTATCTGTGCCTAGTGGTATCAAGCCATATTGTCTTAACTGTCTAATTAATTTTTTACTTGAAACAAGGCCGGGAAATCTGAAGAATACAGAAGGCACTTCTCCTGATTCTAAAAGGTATTTTTCCGTGGTCAATATTTCCAGTTCAATATTGGTTTCCGGGGAGCGCAAGAAATTTTCAGAATATGGCAAATCATCATAATAAACATGACTGAAAGAGTGATTTGCCCAGGTTATTGCTAATTTTTTGTCTTTTTCCTGGGCAATGAGCCATTGAAATTCTTCCGGATGTTCAATAAGCCACATGCCTGAAATAGCAATGGTAACGGGTATTGGTTTATTAGACGTTTCAGATAATTTGACCAGACTATTGAAAAACTCAGATTCAAATGGTTTGGTTGATGGACATAAATCAATAGTAAGAACGTTACCATGCTTGCCATGCTGAGCATGTTTTATACCCTGATTTTCTAATACGTAAGGAGCTGCAGTGGTCTTATGTAATAATTGATAGTAGCGTGTGCTGGCTATATTCCACCGAGTAAAATATCCGGGCTTGTCTTTTTGTCTGAAATCACGAGGCAGTAAGGTTTTAACAGGCATGACTTTTGTTTGTAAAGTTTCAGGATCAACCACCAGAAAGGATGGAATTTCATTCATTTTAAACACTCGTATAGCCATTAGAAAATCACCATGCTCTGAATAGACCGGTAAAAAACTCTTTGATAATCCGTGATGTTATAATTAGCGGCAGCACTACAAGAGTAAATGATTAGGAATAAAGTCAGTAAAAATCGCTTCACGATTGTCATGTGGTAGTTAAATTTGTCTAATTGTAATAAATTTATCCATATTGTGGAATACTTTTAAAATAAGAATTTTGAAGGAATGATGAGTATGACGTATTCTTTTGTATTAACCATACTACAAAGAGTGACAGAATGAGATTAAGAAAGTTAGGTCGACAAGGGTTGGAAGTCTCTGCATTAGGTTTAGGTTGCATGGGGATGTCTTATGCCTATGGTTCTGCCGATCAAACAGAGTGTTTGCGAGTGCTGGACCGTGCTCTGGAGTTGGGTGTTAACTTTTTTGATACGGCTGAAGTATATGGTCCTTATAAAAACGAAGAATTAATTGGAAATTGGTTAAATAGTAAACCACGTGCATCCATCGTTATTGCCACAAAATTTGGGTTTACCTGGAATTCAGAAGGGTTTCCAAATGGCGTTAACAGCAAGCCAGAACATATTAGACAATCTATTGATGGGTCACTCAAACGATTGAAAACGGATTATATTGATCTTTATTATCAACATCGCTTAGATCCTGAAACACCTATCGAAGATACCGTTGCTACCCTTGCAGATCTCGTAAAAGAGGGGAAAATTCGCTACATTGGTCTTTCTGAAGTGGGTTCGGGCATTATTCGTCGCGCCCATTCAATACATCCGATTACAGCCGTTCAATCTGAATATTCCTTATGGGATAGAAACGTTGAAGATGACATATTGCCAACTTTAAATGCGCTTGGTATTGGTTTTGTTCCATACAGCCCTTTGGGTCGTGGTTTTTTTTCAGGACAAATACACAGTACCAAAGAGCTGGAAGAAGGGGATTTTCGTCAAATGCTGGAGCGGTTTCATGATGAAAATCTTAAACATAATTTTAAACTAATTGAACTCTTGCAGGAGTTAGCAACAAAAAATAACGTCACACCAACGCAAATCTCTCTTGCCTGGTTATTAAAACAAGGCAATAACATTGTTCCTATTCCTGGTACAAAACGGCTTTCTCATCTTGAAG
This genomic interval from Legionella oakridgensis ATCC 33761 = DSM 21215 contains the following:
- a CDS encoding IS66 family transposase zinc-finger binding domain-containing protein encodes the protein MLTCPDCYGSLVSTPVIGIVKRQVFDIPPPKIEVTEHQAEVKYCECCNKTITAAFPAGVLAPVQYGEVIRS
- the tnpC gene encoding IS66 family transposase; the encoded protein is MYYQYQHFIPEDRLQQLFYDLYGIQLATATRTGYNRIAFDTLASFEESVLSAVKTAAVKNLDETGFRVAGKTQWLHVASTKTATYYHISPKRKSLLDGLSGTVIHDHWKSYYNLGGVEHALCNQHHLRELKAITEHDKEPWAQAMTRLLRVALRCRHFNAHHAIPVARIKRLTNIYKKIIRDGLAYHETLPPLPCKGKQGRQPRRTGHNLLWRLFHYKQDVLRFLHDLAVPFTNNDAERDLRMMKCKQKISGGFRTAQGAEQFARIRGFISTIHKQGLSIISSIQSIFSGTIPVLSGI
- a CDS encoding GIY-YIG nuclease family protein, with the translated sequence MHTESCVYLLTNKHNNVLYTGVTNDLIRRVYEHKNKLVAGFTQKYNVDRLVYFEVCSGIVMTIEREKQIKGWSRKKKHDLINALNPEWNDLYPSLL
- a CDS encoding CsbD family protein produces the protein MNRDIFEGKWEETKGKIKQAWGWLTDDDLKEIEGNHQELCGKIQKHYGYSREEAKRIIKEFKKNYWH
- a CDS encoding DUF1328 domain-containing protein; this encodes MLSWAILFFIIAIIAGVFGFTGIAGTAAGIAKILFFLFLVMFVAFLVLGRRGPPPL
- a CDS encoding polysaccharide deacetylase family protein, encoding MAIRVFKMNEIPSFLVVDPETLQTKVMPVKTLLPRDFRQKDKPGYFTRWNIASTRYYQLLHKTTAAPYVLENQGIKHAQHGKHGNVLTIDLCPSTKPFESEFFNSLVKLSETSNKPIPVTIAISGMWLIEHPEEFQWLIAQEKDKKLAITWANHSFSHVYYDDLPYSENFLRSPETNIELEILTTEKYLLESGEVPSVFFRFPGLVSSKKLIRQLRQYGLIPLGTDTWLARNQTIIPGGILLVHGNSNEHEGIVKLLPILKELNWLDIKSAV
- a CDS encoding aldo/keto reductase, whose product is MRLRKLGRQGLEVSALGLGCMGMSYAYGSADQTECLRVLDRALELGVNFFDTAEVYGPYKNEELIGNWLNSKPRASIVIATKFGFTWNSEGFPNGVNSKPEHIRQSIDGSLKRLKTDYIDLYYQHRLDPETPIEDTVATLADLVKEGKIRYIGLSEVGSGIIRRAHSIHPITAVQSEYSLWDRNVEDDILPTLNALGIGFVPYSPLGRGFFSGQIHSTKELEEGDFRQMLERFHDENLKHNFKLIELLQELATKNNVTPTQISLAWLLKQGNNIVPIPGTKRLSHLEDNLQATHIVIPTSDWDKLGQFLATFKFAGERYPEAVLKLIDRTP